In Xenorhabdus ishibashii, a single genomic region encodes these proteins:
- a CDS encoding Hha/YmoA family nucleoid-associated regulatory protein, producing the protein MKNKFSWLRQLRKCQNLGTLGIVSERILTKLTSKEKESFQLASDHRKAEIIMNKHYDHIPVSVWKYVE; encoded by the coding sequence ATGAAAAATAAATTTAGCTGGTTGAGGCAGTTACGAAAATGTCAGAATCTAGGAACATTAGGTATTGTCAGTGAACGAATTCTGACAAAACTCACGAGTAAAGAAAAAGAATCTTTTCAACTTGCGAGTGATCACCGTAAAGCTGAAATTATTATGAATAAGCACTATGACCACATCCCCGTTTCCGTCTGGAAATATGTTGAATAG
- a CDS encoding H-NS family nucleoid-associated regulatory protein codes for MSELSRDKEYDIVTSHLGSITALRRFTKQKDFAWLTDVYDKLTAIIDERQQEEKELELERQELENRKSKLLEIAKEMGFDPSAISFEGSENNSGKKIRVSKATHPKYRFINPQTQQEETWTGVGRMKNGLKQLIDQGHFLEEFLIDKNESNENL; via the coding sequence ATGAGTGAATTATCGCGTGACAAAGAATATGATATTGTCACAAGCCACTTAGGTAGTATTACTGCATTAAGGCGTTTCACCAAACAAAAGGATTTTGCATGGCTCACTGATGTATACGATAAATTAACGGCTATTATTGATGAACGCCAACAAGAAGAAAAAGAATTAGAGCTTGAAAGGCAGGAGTTAGAAAACAGAAAAAGTAAGTTACTTGAAATAGCAAAAGAAATGGGATTTGATCCATCTGCTATCTCCTTTGAAGGAAGTGAAAATAATTCGGGTAAAAAAATAAGGGTATCTAAAGCAACACACCCTAAATATCGCTTTATTAATCCACAAACACAACAAGAAGAAACGTGGACAGGGGTTGGTCGCATGAAAAATGGCTTAAAACAACTGATTGATCAAGGTCACTTTCTTGAAGAGTTTTTGATTGATAAGAATGAAAGTAACGAAAATTTATAA
- a CDS encoding GDSL-type esterase/lipase family protein: MSKGLKSFSAILLCTIPLFGDAKPLFMGDSLTYQLAMSYKERAPVDAKFLESTGLQSTKLLHWQNYIQQVSFHQYDTVYIVLGTNDLIKQADIPSYQIKAQQFIQEIKKQNKNIVWLLPPTLKNEQKNTLLDNTRLAITQAAYQEKVRTFDMRNALGKNYTSIINGVQVRTKDGIHITKDGADIVVNAIIR; the protein is encoded by the coding sequence ATGAGCAAGGGCTTAAAATCGTTCAGTGCAATATTACTTTGTACAATCCCTTTATTTGGCGATGCCAAGCCCTTATTCATGGGAGATTCGTTAACGTATCAACTCGCCATGAGTTACAAAGAACGTGCGCCCGTAGACGCTAAATTTCTTGAAAGTACAGGACTGCAATCAACAAAATTACTTCACTGGCAGAATTACATACAACAAGTGAGTTTTCATCAATATGACACTGTATACATTGTACTGGGTACAAATGATTTAATTAAACAGGCAGATATACCCAGTTACCAAATCAAAGCACAACAATTTATTCAGGAGATCAAAAAGCAAAATAAAAATATTGTATGGTTATTACCGCCAACACTTAAAAATGAACAAAAAAACACTCTGTTAGATAATACCCGACTGGCGATAACTCAAGCGGCCTATCAAGAGAAGGTGAGAACATTCGATATGCGAAACGCACTAGGAAAAAATTATACTTCCATTATTAACGGCGTTCAGGTGAGAACGAAAGATGGTATTCATATCACGAAAGATGGTGCTGATATTGTTGTTAATGCTATAATAAGGTAA
- a CDS encoding type II toxin-antitoxin system RelE/ParE family toxin has translation MSVRFTQKAREHIRAIKRYSVRQWGNSIAETYAYSLRVTMTEIIARQPSLGRDRSEDLYIGVRSFPVERHIIYYREVLAGIEVLAVLHQTQDPHNHL, from the coding sequence ATGAGCGTTCGATTTACGCAGAAAGCTAGAGAGCATATTCGTGCAATAAAACGCTATTCTGTACGCCAATGGGGAAACAGTATTGCAGAAACTTACGCTTATTCGTTACGTGTGACCATGACAGAGATTATTGCTCGTCAACCCTCCCTCGGTCGGGATCGCAGTGAAGATCTTTATATTGGTGTGCGTAGCTTCCCTGTTGAGCGTCATATTATTTACTATCGAGAAGTTCTGGCGGGTATTGAGGTGTTGGCGGTGTTACACCAAACACAAGATCCACATAATCATTTATAA
- a CDS encoding type II toxin-antitoxin system Phd/YefM family antitoxin yields the protein MEVIPAQLAKNQFGDLLMKVQRAPVEISKHGKRVAVVISPEEYDQFAQLKLQNLKAILAESIAQADRGELHHIDDVFAPLTINELEGND from the coding sequence ATGGAAGTTATCCCTGCACAATTAGCTAAGAATCAATTTGGTGATCTACTTATGAAAGTCCAACGTGCGCCAGTGGAGATCAGTAAACATGGTAAGCGAGTAGCTGTGGTTATCTCTCCTGAAGAGTATGATCAGTTTGCACAGCTTAAATTACAGAATTTAAAAGCAATTTTGGCTGAATCCATTGCACAGGCAGATCGGGGCGAATTGCATCATATTGATGATGTGTTTGCACCGCTGACGATTAATGAACTTGAAGGTAATGATTAA
- the ccdA gene encoding type II toxin-antitoxin system antitoxin CcdA, producing MKHRVNVTVDKENYLTLNSAGVNISAFVNEMMNREAQRINAEKWKTDNSEGMEEVSQFIKQYGSFADENRNW from the coding sequence ATGAAACATAGAGTTAATGTCACAGTTGATAAAGAAAATTATTTAACCTTGAATTCCGCAGGTGTCAATATTTCAGCTTTTGTTAATGAGATGATGAACAGGGAAGCTCAACGAATCAACGCTGAAAAGTGGAAAACAGACAATTCAGAAGGAATGGAAGAGGTTTCTCAATTTATCAAACAATATGGTTCTTTTGCTGATGAGAATAGGAATTGGTAA
- a CDS encoding CcdB family protein, producing the protein MQFFVYQYKRSGSKYSLLVDVQSDIIETSGRRIVIPLIEAHHFSNKVSRQLFPIVKIRGENYQLLTTEISGVSESVIGKEIADVSQWSSNIKDAINILFWGV; encoded by the coding sequence ATGCAATTTTTTGTTTATCAATACAAACGCAGTGGTAGTAAATATAGTCTTCTTGTTGACGTTCAGAGTGATATCATTGAAACGTCAGGACGCCGGATCGTCATTCCTTTGATTGAAGCTCATCATTTTTCAAATAAAGTGAGTCGTCAATTATTCCCAATTGTGAAAATCAGAGGAGAAAATTATCAACTGCTAACAACAGAAATTTCAGGTGTATCTGAAAGTGTAATAGGTAAAGAGATTGCTGATGTAAGTCAATGGTCATCGAATATTAAAGATGCTATTAATATATTGTTTTGGGGGGTTTAA